The DNA segment AAACAAATCCCCCTTCCAACCTTGGACATCGTAAACACATTCTTCATAACCAATTGTCGTCAGCTCGTCTGCATGCTTGATTCGAATCGAACGCACATCAATACCGTCATTTCGCATAACTTCATAAAGACGCTCGAGATCTGGCTTAACCAGTGCATTCGGATCCCAAGGCGCATGACGTCCCAACATACCGCGCTCTGGTTCGCGGAAGTGGCTCGTGCGATTTTCAATCACGAAAAACTGAGTTGGTTCCGTAACATGAAATGTATGACCGATACACTTTGGCACAACGATGTAAGAGCCCGGAGTAAAATCAAGAAGACCATACTCCGACAGAAGCTGACCCGAACCTTTGTGACAAAAATAAAGCCAATCGCCATCTGCATTTCGTCGCGATTCCATCCGTGCACGATCCGCAACTGGATGAACCCACAGTGTCGAGACAGTAACATCGGAGTTATAGAAAAGACGTTGACCTATGAGTGAACCGACATCGCCGCCGGGCTTTTCAGTCGCTGCAAATTTAACGAGATCGTACATCCGAGGTTTTAGGGGACCTTCAATCGATGACCAGCGAGTGGAAGGACGTTCTTTGATCAAATGAGAGACGGGACCAAAGAACCCTTCTAGCCCTTGTTCTTCTTCAAATAAGCCTTCAGGAATTCCCTTATGGCCCTGCCGCGTCGGCTTCCCTTGAGTATAATGATACACCGCTCACCCCCCATAATTTGAAAATTCAAAAGTGCTCTGCAGTTTTGAAAGCATCGCCAGCGGCGATGCGACACCTACAAGTCAAAAGTGCTCTGCACTTTTGAAAGCATCGCCAGCGGCAATCCGGTACCTACAGTACTCCGCGAATACGTTGATCTTCTTCCATTGCATCGAACAATGCCTGGAAGTTTCCATCGCCAAACCCATCGTGCCCGCGGCGCTGGATGACCTCCAAAAAAATCGGTCCAACTTGGTTTTTTGTGAAAATCTGCAGCAAGTATCCCTTCGCGTCGCCATCAACCAAAATCGCTCGATCCTCGAGATCCTTCAAACTTTCTTTAACAATCGGCAATCGCGCAGGCAAAGCCTTGTAATAGGTTTTCGGCGGCGGGGCCAAAAACTCGATTTTTTCCTCGCGCATTGATTCGACGGATTTACAAATGTCATTCGTCAGAAGCGCAATGTGCTGAATTCCCGAACCTTTGTATTCATCGAGGTATTCTTGAA comes from the Deltaproteobacteria bacterium genome and includes:
- a CDS encoding homogentisate 1,2-dioxygenase, with protein sequence MYHYTQGKPTRQGHKGIPEGLFEEEQGLEGFFGPVSHLIKERPSTRWSSIEGPLKPRMYDLVKFAATEKPGGDVGSLIGQRLFYNSDVTVSTLWVHPVADRARMESRRNADGDWLYFCHKGSGQLLSEYGLLDFTPGSYIVVPKCIGHTFHVTEPTQFFVIENRTSHFREPERGMLGRHAPWDPNALVKPDLERLYEVMRNDGIDVRSIRIKHADELTTIGYEECVYDVQGWKGDLFPYTLHMDHIMPIMSHRVHLPPSVHTTFAARGFVVCSFLPRPMEEDKDALRVPFYHQNIDYDEILFYHDGDFFSRDNLHAGMMSFHPAGFPHGPHPKAMEKVKAKTHTDEKAVMLDTRWPLKRDESLSRFELPEYWKSWMKK